Proteins encoded by one window of Elaeis guineensis isolate ETL-2024a chromosome 12, EG11, whole genome shotgun sequence:
- the LOC105055626 gene encoding ras-related protein RABE1c, with translation MAAPPVRARADYDYLIKLLLIGDSGVGKSCLLLRFTDDSFTTSFITTIGIDFKIRTIELDGKRIKLQIWDTAGQERFRTITTAYYRGAMGILLVYDVTDESSFNNIRNWIHQIEQHASDNVNKILVGNKADMDESKRAVSTSQGQMLADEYGIKFFETSAKTNFHVEQVFFSIAREIKQRLTESDSKAEPQTIKISKPDATSAPSAAEQKSSCCGS, from the exons ATGGCGGCACCTCCGGTGAGGGCGCGCGCAGACTATGACTACCTCATTAAACTCCTCCTGATCGGCGATAGCG GGGTTGGAAAGAGTTGTTTGCTTTTGCGCTTCACTGATGATTCTTTCACCACTAGTTTTATTACCACAATAGG GATTGACTTTAAGATCAGGACAATTGAGCTTGATGGGAAACGTATTAAGTTGCAGATATGGGATACAGCTGGTCAAGAACGTTTCCGTACAATTACTACAg CTTATTACAGGGGAGCAATGGGTATTTTATTGGTTTATGATGTCACTGATGAGTCTTCTTTCAACA ACATTAGGAACTGGATTCATCAAATTGAGCAGCATGCATCTGATAATGTTAACAAAATATTGGTCGGCAACAAGGCTGACATGGATGAGAGCAAGCGG GCTGTCTCTACATCACAGGGCCAGATGCTAGCTGATGAGTATGGCATCAAATTTTTTGAGACT AGTGCAAAAACAAACTTCCATGTCGAGCAAGTCTTCTTCTCGATTGCTAGGGAGATTAAGCAAAGACTAACGGAGAGTGACTCTAAGGCTGAG CCCCAAACCATTAAAATCAGTAAACCAGATGCAACCTCTGCCCCCAGTGCTGCTGAGCAGAAATCAAGTTGCTGTGGTTCCTGA